The Oncorhynchus nerka isolate Pitt River linkage group LG5, Oner_Uvic_2.0, whole genome shotgun sequence nucleotide sequence CACCACTGTTAAATTTTGCCAGCAATTTTTTTAGTTAAATGTTGCGCTGCACTTTGCACCAACATCATTGACTAACGACCACATTTCCTCTCTTAGAAAATGGCCACTCACAAATGACTGAGTGATGTTTTCACCAAGCTCTGGACCTTTCTTCTCCCAGTTTCCATGACAACGCTGTGACATGCCTTGCATCTCTGAGAGAGCGAAAAAATCTTCCCTCTCTACTCCGCCAAATACAGTCTCACTAGCCATTCCCACACGCATATAGCAAAACATAGATGTTTTACTGTAGCTATAGAAATTAACCCAGTTAACGCTTGTATTTGACCTATTATTGTCATATATAAAATGGCCACGTCAAATCAAAACCGTGTACTTCCATTTGTAAGCCTATAGACTAGTTCAACAAAACAGACATGTCTGATTCATATTTTCTCACATGAGGAACATGAGATATAATCTATACAGCGTCTTGTGCAGATGTCAGCGGTTCATACAAATGGCGTGGTCCATTAGATGTGATATTGCCTTCAAATGGATATGAATCAACGCTGTAATGTCAGATGTATCAACAGAGATAGACAAGTAGCTGGTTGTTGTGTCTCACCATAGCAATGACAGCTGCTCCAGCACCAGCCAGGGCACAAATGAACAGGTGGAATGTCATGTCCAGCTGTATTAaagacaaaggagaggagatgttAGTCAGGCTTCCCCGTGAAACTCATCTTTTACTTTGTGGTCAAATGAATTACTTGAAGCCTTCGTGTAAATGGGAATGTTTTAAAATGCATGGTTATTATGGCTTTCAAACGTCAatatttcaatatgacttgagatgttttattactttGGAAGCAAGAATCACATACTGCATAAACAAACATATACTGTACTCACATGGTATGTCAATGTTTGTCAAGTGTTTTATTTGATATACCTCATTTGATTCACACATCTTGTAAAACTTCTCAGAACCAGCGCAtacagttttcccctccccaattGGCACAATACctgaaaggagaggagaacaaaGGCCACTTAGATATTTGCACCTGTTATTTCCACTGCGGCAAATACAAGACCAAAATCAAACTAAACCATGAAGCAGTCCTTTACACATCATGCCCCCCACCAAAGCTATGTTTCTCCTTTACCACCCATTTCTGTACAACAGTAACAACACTTAGTAAACCTGTCCATCAGTAGCCCACCCCATGGACAATACTGTATGTAGGAAAAAATCCCAGAGAGAAGCATCAGACCAAGCTATATCCTGATTTTGTACCATACTGGCGCGGGTCCAAGCACAGAGTGGCTCCCTCCAAGATGGTGGTGTTTTGGCAAATGCTCCAGATGTTGAAGTACATGAAGACGGGGAGGGAGGTGAACGCTGTCACCCCGAGCCAAGCCAACATGAAGATGTACGTCAGCATGATGAACTGAGACAGATAGAGGAGACTCATCAGAATCCAGGTTGCATTTGTTATACCGTGCTCCAAAGAACGATTTAGGAACAACATTGACGTCCCACCAATTTCCTATCAGGATTTATTGAGACAGAATCTGTATCGGTGTTTCCCAAACATCAACTCAGGTACTCCCCATTCCACTTACAGGTATTTGAGCTATTCCAGTACTAGCACACCTAATTCAATTCATCATGATTGGCCACTTGACACAAGAGTGCCAGTACTGGAATAGAAAGTGGAATGGATGGGGCTACTCAAAATAAATTTGGTAAACATTTTGCCCATTAACCTCTAAATTATGACAATAATTGTGATATATGGCAAAATAATTTTAAAAGCTACTTTGCCCCTAAGGGCCATCGCATTACATACAGGTcattcatataaaacattacgaGATACTCTTGAATGTGAATAAACCTTATCATTCAGTGAACAGTTATCCCTTACCCAAGCACTGACGCAACGTCCACAGGTGGTGATCTTGAAGTCTCCATACAGGTCCTTGATGGCTCCGCTGGTAAAGAAGCCCTCCACCATCAACAGAATGCCATAGACAAAGAACGCTGAGGCGATGCCATAGATCACATACTTGATTATGTCAATCCTAGAGGGAAAAGGGCAAATGTGTACTTTTATTATACAGTAATTATACAAGTGACCTATTCTCCCCCACAATTAAATCGGGAAGGGGACAGTGGATCTGTTCTCCGTCCGTTAGTACATTAGTGCAGTCGTGCGTTCGTCACACGAGATATCTCAGACAGCACTGGACTGATTTTGACAAAACTTGGGTGAATGACCCGGGTGTCTTGCCATAGAGATTCGTATTCTACAAAATTTCACTGATTGGAAAAAGATGGGTGCTATAGTACTCAACTGAAATTCCAAAATTACACCGATTGGCCCAAGGGAGGGCGCTAGCTATAGTAATCAACGGAAAAATCCGACTTTGAACAAGCATGTCTCCTGTCATGTTTGAGCTATTGTCATGGAAATGTTCATATAcaataccattcaaaagtttggacacacctattcattcaagggttttcctgtatttgtactattttccacattgtagaaaaataataaagacatcaaatctatgaaataacacacatggaatcagttTGTAACCCAAAAATTGTTAAGCAAATCAAAAGatattttagattttttaaagtagccaccctttgcctagatgaccactttgcacactctaggcattctctcaaccagcttcacctggaatgcttttccaaca carries:
- the LOC115129547 gene encoding neuronal membrane glycoprotein M6-a-like, with the protein product MEEDLDDGQTQKGCLECCIKCLGGIPYPSLIATILLYAGVALFCGCGHEALSGTVTILQNYFEVVRGPVDSLDVFTMIDIIKYVIYGIASAFFVYGILLMVEGFFTSGAIKDLYGDFKITTCGRCVSAWFIMLTYIFMLAWLGVTAFTSLPVFMYFNIWSICQNTTILEGATLCLDPRQYGIVPIGEGKTVCAGSEKFYKMCESNELDMTFHLFICALAGAGAAVIAMIHYLMVLSANWAYVKDACRMQKYEDIKSKEEQELHDIHSTRSKERLNAYT